The Rhizobium sp. BT03 genome has a window encoding:
- a CDS encoding di-heme oxidoredictase family protein: MSHAPARRLIARAVLCATLAGFTATIAAGFDLPTTRSDLSEADLKRVADVTRPTRDFSKAEQYEAMQAGATTSIDPVTEDSFSHISANIPFEEEQNFKLGNALFRKLWVSSPSSTQASDGLGPLFNARSCMSCHVNDGRGKPPEGGPSAVSMFLRLSRAPKTAEEEKAIAGADVLNFPDPIYGHQLQDLAVPGLAAEGRMTIRYDEETVTLGDGETVSLRRPHYAATNLAYGPLDAATTISARVAPAMIGLGLIEAIPEADILGHADPEDADGDGISGKAAIVRDHRSGKIALGRFGWKAQNATVRDQNADAFANDIGISTPDHPDAHGDCTKAEKKCLDMPTGVQKRLGEEEAPGPILDLVTFYSENLAVPARRKASFPETLRGKQIFYESGCISCHVPKFVTRRDSPDKTQSFQLIWPYSDFLLHDMGDGLADGQQVGLASGREWRTPPLWGIGLTRTVSGHSFFLHDGRARNLTEAILWHGGEAEKARNAFSSLSKDDREALITFLESL, translated from the coding sequence ATGTCGCATGCCCCGGCCCGCCGATTGATCGCCCGCGCAGTGCTCTGCGCCACGCTAGCCGGCTTTACCGCAACGATCGCCGCCGGTTTCGATCTGCCGACGACACGCAGCGACCTCTCCGAGGCCGATCTGAAACGCGTCGCCGACGTCACCCGTCCGACCAGGGATTTTTCCAAGGCCGAGCAATATGAGGCGATGCAGGCGGGTGCGACGACCTCGATCGATCCGGTGACCGAAGACAGTTTCTCGCATATTTCGGCCAATATCCCCTTCGAGGAAGAGCAGAATTTCAAGCTCGGCAATGCGCTTTTCCGCAAGCTCTGGGTTTCCTCGCCGTCTTCGACGCAGGCCTCCGATGGGCTCGGGCCGCTCTTCAACGCCCGCTCCTGTATGAGCTGTCACGTCAATGACGGCCGCGGCAAACCGCCGGAGGGAGGCCCAAGCGCCGTCTCGATGTTCCTGCGGCTCTCCCGTGCGCCCAAGACAGCAGAGGAGGAAAAGGCGATCGCGGGCGCTGATGTCCTCAATTTCCCCGATCCGATCTATGGCCATCAGCTGCAGGATCTTGCCGTTCCCGGCCTTGCCGCCGAGGGCCGGATGACGATCCGCTATGATGAGGAGACGGTCACACTTGGCGACGGCGAGACCGTGTCGCTGCGCCGGCCGCATTATGCGGCCACGAACCTTGCCTACGGGCCGCTCGACGCCGCGACGACGATCTCGGCGCGTGTCGCCCCGGCGATGATCGGCCTCGGGCTGATCGAGGCCATTCCCGAGGCCGATATCCTTGGCCATGCCGACCCTGAGGATGCCGATGGCGACGGCATTTCGGGAAAGGCGGCGATCGTCCGCGACCACCGCAGCGGCAAGATCGCGCTCGGCCGCTTCGGCTGGAAGGCGCAGAACGCCACGGTGCGCGACCAGAATGCCGACGCCTTCGCCAATGATATCGGCATCTCGACACCCGACCATCCGGACGCGCATGGCGATTGCACCAAGGCGGAAAAAAAATGCCTCGATATGCCGACCGGCGTGCAAAAGCGGCTGGGCGAAGAAGAGGCGCCGGGGCCCATTCTCGACCTCGTGACCTTCTATTCCGAAAACCTTGCCGTTCCCGCGCGCCGCAAGGCGAGCTTTCCCGAGACGCTGCGGGGCAAGCAAATCTTCTACGAAAGCGGCTGCATTTCCTGCCATGTGCCGAAATTCGTCACCCGCCGGGATTCGCCCGACAAGACGCAGTCCTTCCAGCTGATCTGGCCCTATTCCGACTTTCTTCTGCACGATATGGGCGACGGGCTTGCCGACGGGCAACAGGTCGGCCTTGCAAGCGGACGTGAATGGCGCACGCCGCCGCTATGGGGTATAGGACTGACCCGGACTGTCAGCGGACACAGCTTTTTCCTGCATGACGGCCGTGCGCGGAATCTCACCGAGGCGATCCTCTGGCACGGCGGCGAAGCTGAAAAGGCCCGCAACGCTTTCTCCTCCCTGTCGAAAGACGACAGGGAGGCCCTGATTACATTCCTGGAGTCACTTTGA